In a single window of the Fibrobacter sp. UWB15 genome:
- a CDS encoding polysaccharide biosynthesis tyrosine autokinase codes for MEPNNQYNSTGSTSSANHKDDDEIDILEVLGLLLKHKFFLACCIAVGCAVGFLASNFMRPQYTSDALLQIDVKGNKAGKAMGEMGALLDVASPAEAEIELLKSRMVLNYVVDKEHLCFNAYPKGLIDRLLHTEGRMDLEDLYIPEIARDEKWMAHVVGENEIAVFTPEGVKLLQGKVGESLSAPYGGDTLRIHVKHLHARPGQVFVIVQSEPLDAVRGLVKQLDVSERGKQTGIIGVSYTNRYADKAASVLNTIANIYLRQNVEMRSAEAEKTLEFLEDQLPGVKAKLDTAEKKLADYRLKIGSVDMTGETKAHLEKVSELEKQVLELEQQRQEATRLFKEEHPAVQTIMQQQSRLRSELSRLKKSAENMPRTQQDVMSLQEEVAVNNAQYTAMLNNIQQLRVVRAGEVGNVRIVDYAQVERKPSKPNKKVVFAGCVGGSFLLGALLLYLLQMTKRGVRSSLEIERETGISVYAKIPKAENAILLKRNKGKNTKPLVEDDPDSPSSEALRSLYTAIEFATNDLRVMMVTGMIPGVGKSFVSKNVSALFAGSGKKTLLIDADMRRGVVYSHRKQGLGDVLEGKCSLDNAVADSITKNLYVLGAGKTDVSPSELLRGETFKNLLEEAKSKFDIIIVDTPPLELVTDSELIYPIVDFALFVLHYGKHSMDQIKESMMKLDRCCEGKPRAFVMNHCESDGHGYGYGSYGYGKYSYYGKDKKRK; via the coding sequence ATGGAACCGAACAATCAGTATAATTCTACTGGCTCTACATCTTCTGCAAACCACAAGGATGATGACGAAATCGATATCCTTGAAGTTTTGGGTTTGTTGCTGAAACACAAATTTTTCTTGGCTTGTTGCATTGCCGTGGGCTGCGCCGTAGGTTTTTTGGCCTCCAACTTTATGCGCCCTCAGTATACGAGTGACGCTCTTTTGCAGATTGACGTGAAGGGTAACAAGGCCGGTAAGGCCATGGGTGAAATGGGTGCCCTTTTGGATGTGGCTAGCCCGGCCGAAGCTGAAATCGAACTTTTGAAGAGTCGCATGGTCTTGAATTATGTGGTCGACAAGGAACATCTTTGTTTTAACGCCTACCCGAAGGGACTCATCGACCGCCTGCTCCATACGGAAGGCCGCATGGATCTCGAAGACTTGTACATTCCTGAAATCGCTCGCGACGAAAAGTGGATGGCCCATGTGGTGGGCGAAAATGAAATCGCCGTGTTCACTCCCGAAGGCGTCAAGCTTTTGCAGGGCAAGGTGGGCGAGTCGCTTTCGGCCCCTTATGGTGGCGACACGCTCCGAATCCATGTAAAGCACCTGCATGCAAGGCCGGGACAGGTGTTCGTTATTGTGCAGTCCGAACCGCTAGATGCGGTCCGAGGCTTGGTTAAGCAGCTCGATGTGTCTGAACGCGGCAAGCAGACTGGCATTATCGGCGTGTCTTACACCAACCGCTATGCAGACAAGGCTGCATCGGTCCTGAATACCATTGCAAACATCTACCTGCGCCAAAATGTGGAAATGCGCAGTGCCGAAGCCGAAAAGACTTTGGAATTCCTCGAAGATCAACTTCCGGGTGTCAAGGCGAAACTCGATACGGCCGAAAAGAAGTTGGCTGACTACCGTTTGAAGATTGGTTCTGTGGATATGACGGGCGAAACCAAGGCCCACTTGGAAAAGGTTTCGGAACTTGAAAAGCAGGTATTGGAACTGGAACAGCAACGCCAGGAAGCAACCCGCCTGTTCAAGGAAGAACACCCGGCTGTTCAGACGATTATGCAACAGCAGAGCCGTTTGCGTTCCGAACTTTCTCGCCTCAAGAAATCTGCCGAAAACATGCCGCGTACCCAGCAAGACGTGATGAGCTTGCAAGAAGAAGTGGCGGTGAATAACGCCCAGTATACGGCCATGCTTAACAACATCCAGCAGCTGCGCGTGGTGCGCGCCGGCGAAGTCGGTAACGTGCGCATTGTGGACTACGCCCAGGTTGAACGTAAGCCCTCTAAGCCCAACAAGAAGGTGGTGTTTGCCGGTTGTGTAGGCGGCTCCTTCCTTTTGGGTGCTTTGCTGCTTTACCTGTTGCAAATGACCAAGCGCGGAGTGCGTAGTTCTCTCGAAATTGAACGTGAAACGGGCATTAGCGTGTACGCCAAGATTCCGAAGGCCGAAAACGCAATCCTCCTCAAGCGCAACAAGGGCAAGAATACAAAGCCCCTGGTCGAAGATGACCCCGATTCGCCCTCGAGCGAAGCGCTGCGTTCTCTTTATACGGCTATTGAATTTGCAACGAACGATTTGCGCGTCATGATGGTGACGGGCATGATTCCGGGCGTGGGCAAGTCCTTTGTCTCTAAGAACGTTTCTGCCCTTTTTGCAGGCTCTGGCAAAAAGACTTTGCTCATTGATGCCGACATGCGTCGCGGCGTGGTGTACAGCCACCGCAAGCAGGGCCTGGGCGATGTACTCGAAGGCAAGTGCTCCTTGGATAACGCTGTGGCCGATTCCATTACCAAGAACCTGTATGTGCTTGGTGCCGGTAAGACCGATGTGTCGCCGAGTGAACTCTTGCGCGGCGAAACCTTCAAAAACCTTTTGGAAGAGGCCAAGTCCAAGTTCGATATCATTATCGTGGATACGCCTCCTCTAGAACTCGTCACCGATTCCGAACTCATTTACCCCATTGTGGACTTCGCCTTGTTCGTGCTCCATTACGGCAAGCATTCCATGGATCAGATCAAGGAATCCATGATGAAACTCGACCGTTGCTGCGAAGGCAAGCCTCGCGCGTTCGTGATGAACCATTGCGAATCCGATGGTCATGGCTATGGCTACGGCAGCTACGGTTACGGCAAGTACAGCTATTACGGTAAAGACAAAAAAAGAAAGTAA
- a CDS encoding ABC transporter ATP-binding protein encodes MSSLLQTIDLRRVFSETGEDLEILKGVNFSMEAGELVALTGSSGSGKSTFLNLVGMLDTPTSGEILFKGKALSKFNDAERDRYHRVQVGFVFQFHHLLSEFTAIENVCVPGRILGTSEKECKERAAMLLETVGLKDRFKHLPRELSGGERQRVAIARALMNHPDLVLADEPSGNLDEANSAMLNELIGELNEKFNQAFLIVTHDEKLASFAKRRVVMHGGVIQ; translated from the coding sequence ATGAGTAGCTTGTTACAAACTATTGACCTTCGTCGCGTTTTCTCCGAGACGGGCGAGGACCTTGAAATCCTCAAGGGCGTGAACTTCTCCATGGAAGCGGGTGAGCTGGTGGCTCTCACGGGTTCTTCGGGGTCGGGTAAGTCGACTTTTTTGAATTTGGTGGGGATGCTCGATACGCCGACTTCTGGTGAAATCCTCTTTAAGGGGAAGGCGCTTTCCAAGTTCAACGACGCCGAGCGTGACCGCTACCACCGCGTGCAGGTGGGGTTCGTGTTCCAGTTCCATCACTTGCTGAGTGAATTTACGGCGATTGAAAACGTGTGCGTGCCGGGCCGCATTCTCGGGACTTCTGAAAAGGAATGCAAGGAACGTGCCGCGATGCTTTTGGAAACGGTGGGCCTCAAGGACCGCTTCAAGCATTTGCCGCGTGAACTCAGCGGCGGTGAACGCCAGCGTGTGGCCATTGCCCGTGCACTCATGAACCATCCGGACTTGGTGCTGGCCGACGAACCGAGCGGCAACCTCGATGAGGCGAATTCTGCGATGCTGAACGAATTGATTGGTGAACTCAACGAAAAGTTTAATCAGGCTTTCTTGATTGTGACGCACGACGAAAAATTGGCTAGTTTTGCCAAAAGGCGTGTCGTGATGCACGGCGGCGTCATTCAGTAG
- a CDS encoding ATP-dependent Clp protease ATP-binding subunit, which produces MSDINGIFSKKAKAVLQAARIAARNLGSDSVTTEHLLLGLVREDSGFAAETLRALKINLNELGENVQRSLTTNGGIMTVGDAHGALLSFTTRCKAALFNAAKIAKEEGDQYIGPEHLMLAILQQAESPAAGTLSTFGVTYENFESTLQQIKREAMNGQPSGEEGEGMDGDDRFMGQGRGDTRQQVRSQSRSKTPILDHFGRDLTALAKQGKLDPIIGRGREIERLIQILCRRKKNNPALIGEPGVGKTAIIEGLAQKIVQKKIPELLMNKRVVTLDVAAMVAGTKYRGQFEERVKGLIMELQRVDNSVILFIDELHTIVGAGGSEGSLDASNIFKPALARGELQCIGATTIDEYRKYIEKDAALERRFQTIVVNPPNSEDSIQILEGLRPKYEQHHKVHYTPEAIRAAVTLAERYISDRFLPDKAIDVLDEAGARVRLNSIRTPQDLKEMEDELAATMQKKEEAIADQQYETAATLRDKIEELTNRIAERREALNKEDSADLPVVDENEIRDCISKMTGIPISRLAGEETQKLLKLGDEIKERVIGQDQAVDAVVKAIRRTRAGIRSAKRPMGSFLFLGPTGVGKTELAKVLSQCLFGSEDSMIRIDMSEYMEKHSVSRLIGAPPGYVGFEDSGGQLSEKVRKRPYCVVLLDEIEKAHPDIYNLLLQILDDGILTDSYGRKINFKNTIIIMTSNAGAREVRHSSGMGFTKMGETDDYERMETAIREEVKRVFSPEFLNRVDEQIVFRPLTKKDLSSVVDIQLTFLQKNLSERGILLEVSEAAKEFIVSHNYDSALGARPIRRSIQNLVEDEIAEGLLLGIYKDFSTISIDVENNKLKFTSEALPS; this is translated from the coding sequence ATGTCAGATATCAACGGTATTTTTTCGAAGAAAGCAAAGGCTGTTTTACAGGCGGCCCGCATTGCGGCCCGCAACTTGGGTAGCGACAGCGTTACGACCGAACATTTGCTGCTCGGCCTCGTTCGCGAAGATTCCGGCTTTGCTGCCGAAACCTTGCGCGCTCTCAAAATCAATTTGAATGAACTTGGTGAAAATGTACAGCGCTCGTTGACGACGAACGGTGGCATTATGACCGTGGGCGATGCTCATGGTGCATTGCTTTCTTTTACGACTCGCTGTAAGGCTGCCCTTTTTAATGCGGCAAAAATTGCAAAAGAAGAAGGCGACCAGTACATTGGCCCGGAACACTTGATGCTTGCGATTTTGCAGCAGGCCGAATCTCCGGCGGCGGGTACGCTTTCGACTTTTGGTGTGACTTACGAAAATTTCGAAAGCACTTTGCAGCAAATCAAGCGCGAAGCCATGAATGGTCAGCCCTCCGGCGAAGAAGGCGAGGGCATGGATGGCGATGACCGCTTTATGGGGCAGGGTCGCGGTGACACGCGCCAGCAGGTGCGTAGCCAGAGCCGTTCCAAGACGCCGATTCTCGATCACTTCGGTCGCGACTTGACGGCGCTTGCCAAACAGGGCAAGCTCGACCCGATTATCGGCCGTGGTCGCGAAATTGAACGCTTGATCCAGATTCTTTGCCGCCGCAAAAAGAACAATCCGGCGCTTATCGGTGAACCGGGCGTAGGTAAGACGGCGATTATCGAAGGCCTTGCCCAGAAGATTGTCCAGAAGAAAATTCCGGAACTCTTGATGAACAAGCGCGTGGTGACGCTTGACGTGGCCGCCATGGTGGCGGGCACCAAGTACCGCGGCCAGTTCGAAGAACGCGTGAAGGGCCTGATTATGGAACTCCAACGCGTCGATAATTCGGTGATTCTCTTTATCGATGAACTTCATACGATTGTGGGCGCGGGCGGCTCCGAAGGTAGCCTCGATGCCAGCAACATCTTTAAGCCGGCGCTCGCCCGAGGCGAACTCCAGTGCATCGGTGCCACGACGATCGATGAATACCGCAAGTACATCGAGAAGGATGCCGCGCTTGAACGCCGCTTCCAGACGATTGTCGTGAATCCGCCTAATTCCGAAGATTCTATCCAGATTCTGGAAGGGCTTCGTCCGAAGTACGAGCAGCACCACAAGGTGCATTACACGCCCGAAGCGATTCGTGCCGCAGTGACGCTCGCCGAACGCTATATCAGCGATCGATTCTTACCGGACAAGGCAATCGACGTACTCGACGAAGCCGGCGCCCGCGTGCGCTTGAATTCGATTCGTACGCCGCAAGACCTTAAAGAAATGGAAGACGAACTTGCCGCGACCATGCAAAAGAAGGAAGAGGCCATTGCCGACCAGCAGTACGAAACGGCTGCAACCCTCCGCGACAAGATTGAAGAATTGACGAACCGCATCGCCGAACGCCGCGAAGCCTTGAATAAGGAAGACTCGGCAGACTTGCCGGTGGTAGACGAAAACGAAATCCGCGACTGCATCAGCAAGATGACGGGCATTCCTATCAGCCGTCTCGCTGGTGAAGAAACACAGAAACTCCTGAAACTCGGTGACGAAATCAAGGAACGCGTGATTGGCCAGGACCAGGCGGTAGACGCCGTTGTGAAGGCCATTCGCCGTACCCGTGCAGGTATTCGCAGCGCGAAACGCCCCATGGGCAGTTTCTTGTTCCTTGGCCCTACGGGTGTCGGTAAGACGGAACTGGCGAAAGTCCTAAGTCAATGCCTGTTCGGTAGCGAAGATTCCATGATCCGTATCGACATGAGCGAATACATGGAAAAGCATAGCGTGAGCCGCTTGATTGGTGCGCCTCCGGGATACGTAGGCTTTGAAGACAGCGGTGGACAGCTCAGCGAAAAGGTGCGCAAGCGCCCCTATTGCGTGGTTCTTCTCGATGAAATCGAAAAGGCGCATCCGGACATTTACAACTTGCTGTTGCAGATTTTGGATGACGGTATCCTTACGGATAGTTACGGCCGCAAAATCAACTTCAAGAACACCATCATCATCATGACGAGTAACGCTGGCGCTCGCGAAGTGCGCCACAGCAGTGGCATGGGATTCACCAAGATGGGCGAGACCGACGACTACGAACGTATGGAAACCGCCATTCGCGAAGAAGTCAAGCGCGTGTTCTCGCCGGAATTCTTGAACCGTGTCGACGAGCAGATTGTGTTCCGCCCGCTGACCAAGAAGGACCTGTCTTCTGTTGTAGATATTCAGCTGACCTTCTTGCAGAAGAACTTGTCCGAACGCGGAATACTCTTGGAAGTTTCTGAAGCCGCCAAGGAATTCATAGTGTCTCACAACTACGATTCTGCACTCGGCGCGCGCCCGATTCGTCGCTCGATCCAGAATCTGGTTGAAGACGAAATTGCCGAAGGCTTGCTCCTTGGAATCTACAAGGATTTCTCGACTATCTCCATCGATGTCGAAAACAACAAACTCAAGTTCACCTCCGAGGCTTTACCTAGTTAG
- a CDS encoding nucleoside monophosphate kinase, producing the protein MAKIPAVLIFGAPGSGKGTVGAKLAATTSLKHISTGDIFRGIAPSSESGKLLASYSSKGLLVPDEATVEIFGRFIEGLINTNKVNPDKDTLLLDGIPRTVAQVKLIESVVDVKHIFVLDIKDEKTIVARLLNRAKIEGRKDDADEAVIKNRLKVYKESTAKVLGKYSKSIISRINGDNTPDEVFCDTLAAYVKFCKSACKASAKKAPAKKTAKAKKK; encoded by the coding sequence ATGGCTAAAATTCCTGCAGTTCTTATCTTTGGCGCACCGGGTTCCGGCAAGGGTACCGTCGGCGCAAAGCTCGCTGCTACTACGTCTCTCAAGCACATTTCCACGGGTGACATCTTCCGTGGCATTGCTCCGTCCAGCGAATCCGGCAAGCTCCTCGCTTCTTACTCCAGCAAGGGCCTCCTGGTTCCGGACGAAGCCACTGTGGAAATTTTCGGCCGCTTCATCGAAGGCCTCATCAACACGAACAAGGTGAACCCGGATAAGGATACCCTCCTTCTCGACGGTATTCCTCGCACGGTTGCCCAGGTCAAGCTCATTGAATCCGTGGTCGACGTGAAGCACATTTTTGTGCTCGATATCAAGGACGAAAAGACCATCGTGGCCCGCCTCCTCAACCGCGCGAAAATCGAAGGCCGCAAGGACGACGCCGACGAAGCCGTGATCAAGAACCGTCTCAAGGTTTACAAGGAATCTACCGCCAAGGTTCTCGGCAAGTACAGCAAGTCCATCATCAGCCGCATCAACGGCGACAACACTCCGGACGAAGTGTTCTGCGACACGCTCGCTGCCTACGTGAAGTTCTGCAAGTCTGCTTGCAAGGCTTCTGCAAAGAAGGCTCCGGCTAAGAAGACCGCAAAGGCTAAAAAGAAGTAG
- the cimA gene encoding citramalate synthase, producing the protein MKVFLYDTTLRDGNQDRKISLSLADKLQIARILDHFGFDYIEGGWPNPSNPTDEEFFQKIKEVKLKHAKIAAFGSTRRPKVLPEKDPLLQALVKSDAPVKTIFGKSWDLHVTDVIRTTLEENLDMIESSVAYLKEHSEEVIYDAEHFFDGYKANPQYALETLRAAELGHADFIVLCDTNGGTMPWELEKIMEDVKKHVSTPIGIHVHNDAGLGVCNSIYAVKSGATMVQGVVNGYGERCGNANLTTIAADLHFKMGAKFFAAKKIARLRQLSSNVDQIVNLPSDVHAPYVGDAAFAHKGGAHIDGVMKVSRSFEHIDPHAVGNDRVFVTSDQAGGSLVVEKLKAIKPGIDKKDPVVASLLSLIKERENAGWHFDSAEASFKMLVYRHLGMIQEPFKVLGYRVIEDKTPQGVSVSQATVKLQIGDKISHQVSEGDGPVNALDAALRKALLPFFPNMAKVKLDDYKVRVLGSKVASDATVRVWTTFGDEKGYWNVVGVSSNIIEASWMAFVDGLTYKILVDNKVIEGAYKHLDVKPVEPAKVKEEPAPAKQKKLTKRQVKRVAGL; encoded by the coding sequence ATGAAAGTTTTTCTCTACGACACGACTCTCCGCGACGGTAACCAGGACCGTAAAATAAGCCTTTCTCTTGCAGACAAGCTGCAGATTGCGCGCATTCTGGACCATTTCGGCTTTGACTACATCGAAGGCGGCTGGCCGAACCCCAGCAACCCTACCGACGAAGAATTCTTCCAGAAGATTAAGGAAGTCAAGCTGAAGCATGCGAAGATTGCTGCCTTCGGTTCGACGCGTCGCCCCAAGGTGCTGCCCGAAAAAGACCCGCTGCTACAGGCTTTGGTAAAGTCCGATGCTCCGGTCAAGACGATTTTCGGCAAGAGCTGGGACTTGCACGTGACCGACGTGATTCGCACGACGCTCGAAGAAAACCTCGACATGATCGAGTCTTCGGTGGCATACCTCAAGGAACATTCCGAAGAGGTGATTTACGATGCGGAACATTTCTTTGACGGCTACAAGGCCAATCCGCAGTACGCGCTCGAAACGCTCCGTGCAGCAGAATTGGGCCATGCCGACTTTATTGTGCTTTGTGATACCAACGGCGGAACTATGCCGTGGGAACTCGAAAAAATCATGGAGGACGTAAAAAAGCACGTTTCTACGCCGATAGGTATCCATGTTCATAACGATGCGGGCCTTGGCGTGTGCAACAGCATTTACGCCGTGAAGAGCGGTGCGACCATGGTGCAGGGTGTGGTGAACGGTTACGGTGAACGTTGCGGTAACGCAAACCTCACGACCATTGCCGCTGACCTCCATTTCAAAATGGGTGCCAAGTTCTTTGCGGCTAAAAAGATTGCCCGTCTCCGTCAGCTGAGCAGCAATGTAGACCAGATTGTGAACTTGCCGAGCGATGTGCACGCCCCGTATGTAGGCGATGCGGCTTTTGCCCATAAGGGTGGAGCGCATATCGATGGCGTGATGAAGGTGTCCCGCAGCTTTGAACACATCGACCCGCACGCCGTCGGTAACGACCGCGTATTTGTTACTAGCGACCAGGCAGGCGGCTCTCTCGTCGTCGAAAAACTTAAGGCCATCAAGCCGGGTATCGACAAGAAGGACCCGGTGGTGGCAAGTCTGCTTTCTTTAATCAAGGAACGCGAAAACGCCGGCTGGCATTTTGACAGTGCCGAAGCGAGCTTCAAGATGCTTGTGTACCGCCACTTGGGAATGATTCAGGAACCGTTCAAGGTCTTGGGTTACCGCGTCATTGAAGACAAGACTCCGCAGGGCGTTTCAGTGTCGCAGGCGACTGTAAAGCTCCAGATTGGCGACAAGATCAGCCATCAGGTGAGTGAAGGCGATGGCCCAGTGAACGCTTTGGATGCAGCCCTCCGTAAGGCGCTGCTCCCGTTCTTCCCGAATATGGCGAAGGTCAAGCTCGACGACTATAAGGTGCGCGTGCTTGGTTCCAAGGTGGCCTCTGATGCAACGGTTCGCGTGTGGACGACTTTTGGCGACGAAAAGGGCTATTGGAATGTAGTGGGCGTTTCAAGCAACATCATCGAAGCTTCTTGGATGGCGTTTGTCGATGGCCTCACCTACAAGATTCTGGTGGACAACAAGGTTATTGAAGGTGCCTACAAGCATCTGGATGTAAAGCCTGTTGAACCGGCCAAGGTAAAAGAAGAACCTGCTCCAGCGAAGCAAAAGAAATTAACGAAACGCCAAGTGAAACGCGTCGCAGGTCTCTAA
- a CDS encoding GGDEF domain-containing protein, with protein sequence MSNYELETLPISRAEFQRLEIFKNVAFESLAGYLLGCKTIYPAPGTLLIDPEQPQRRLLVLLEGLMEVQVESQGGIFKNDIQTGHCAGEMSIFENVKPSAKVYAKENCKILIIEANTALAMLNASHDLCLNFLQILSNRIRNSNKMVCEEEYHIRCIEENAKVDALTGLHNRRWLEEMYTRELKRSNAGNLHLSAFMVDIDHFKNINDTHGHLVGDQVLIAVSKVILACLRPTDMPVRYGGEEFTIFLPGTSVENAKIVGERLRAAVEALPISLPNGDKLSVTVSVGFTERQNKDTVETIIKRADDALYFAKESGRNRVCLNLGDDTMFLF encoded by the coding sequence ATGAGCAACTACGAGTTGGAAACATTGCCCATCTCCAGGGCAGAATTTCAGCGACTAGAAATTTTCAAGAACGTCGCTTTCGAAAGCTTGGCGGGTTACCTGCTAGGCTGTAAAACGATTTACCCCGCACCGGGCACATTGCTGATTGATCCGGAGCAACCGCAGCGGCGGCTTCTAGTGCTTTTGGAAGGACTCATGGAAGTGCAGGTGGAATCGCAAGGCGGCATTTTCAAAAACGACATTCAGACGGGGCACTGCGCCGGTGAAATGTCCATTTTCGAAAATGTAAAGCCCAGCGCCAAAGTTTACGCCAAGGAGAACTGCAAGATTCTGATTATCGAGGCGAATACGGCGCTAGCCATGCTGAACGCATCGCACGACCTTTGCTTGAACTTTTTGCAGATTCTAAGCAACCGTATTCGCAACAGCAACAAGATGGTATGCGAAGAAGAATACCACATTCGCTGTATCGAAGAAAACGCGAAGGTCGATGCCCTTACGGGATTACATAACCGCCGCTGGCTCGAAGAAATGTACACCCGCGAACTCAAGCGCAGCAATGCGGGCAATTTGCACCTTTCGGCATTCATGGTCGACATCGACCATTTCAAGAATATCAACGACACTCACGGTCATCTCGTTGGAGATCAGGTGCTGATCGCGGTGTCTAAGGTGATTCTTGCATGCTTGCGCCCCACCGACATGCCCGTACGCTACGGCGGCGAGGAATTCACCATCTTTTTGCCGGGAACCAGCGTCGAAAACGCAAAAATTGTCGGCGAAAGGCTGCGCGCCGCTGTCGAGGCATTGCCGATTAGCTTGCCCAACGGCGACAAGCTCTCGGTAACGGTAAGCGTCGGTTTCACCGAACGTCAAAACAAAGACACTGTCGAGACGATTATTAAACGCGCCGACGACGCTCTATACTTCGCCAAGGAATCAGGACGCAACCGAGTGTGCTTGAACCTGGGCGACGATACTATGTTTTTGTTTTAA
- the hisD gene encoding histidinol dehydrogenase has translation MIITKVNPKSAEIERICGREVAPSKEIHDKVMQILADIKKGGIAKATEYAQKFDGLKGKNIRVPASVIAKSAAKCPKELQKALKQAIKNVRDFHKNQMEESWLMEGADGVVLGQRIRPMKRVGLYVPGGAGIYPSTVIMNAVPALVAGVQDIVVVTPIKGEINRAVAFVLQELGIEEVYHIGGAQAIGLLAYGAKDVKGKTVVERVDKIVGPGNVFAAIAKKEVFGVVDIDMVAGPSEVLVMADNTCDPDFVAADLLSQAEHGSGFEAAICITDNMETAQMISACVDVQVENSPKKELLEKVLGNFGRILVVKDWFDGVEIANRIAPEHLEVMTAEAESMAAQIENAGAVFIGPWSSEPVGDYFAGPNHVLPTNGTGRFFSPLGVYDFLKRMSIIRYSEKAIKKNAKAIAAVATEEGFIHHAAAVLKRL, from the coding sequence ATGATTATTACAAAAGTAAATCCGAAGTCTGCTGAAATTGAACGCATTTGTGGGCGTGAAGTCGCCCCGTCCAAGGAAATTCACGACAAGGTAATGCAAATCCTTGCCGATATTAAGAAGGGTGGCATCGCCAAGGCGACTGAATACGCCCAGAAGTTCGATGGCCTTAAGGGCAAGAACATTCGCGTGCCGGCGTCTGTCATTGCGAAGTCTGCCGCCAAGTGCCCCAAGGAACTCCAGAAGGCCCTGAAGCAGGCAATCAAGAACGTTCGCGACTTCCACAAGAACCAGATGGAAGAATCTTGGCTTATGGAAGGTGCCGACGGTGTCGTGCTCGGTCAGCGCATTCGCCCCATGAAGCGTGTGGGCCTCTATGTGCCGGGTGGTGCGGGCATTTACCCGAGTACCGTGATTATGAACGCCGTTCCGGCTCTGGTGGCGGGCGTTCAGGATATCGTGGTGGTGACCCCGATCAAGGGCGAAATCAACCGTGCTGTGGCATTCGTGCTGCAGGAACTCGGCATTGAAGAAGTCTACCACATCGGTGGCGCTCAAGCGATTGGCCTGCTTGCATACGGTGCCAAGGATGTCAAGGGCAAGACGGTTGTGGAACGCGTCGACAAGATTGTGGGACCGGGTAACGTGTTTGCCGCTATCGCCAAGAAAGAAGTCTTCGGCGTTGTCGATATCGACATGGTGGCAGGTCCCTCCGAAGTGCTCGTGATGGCCGACAACACCTGCGATCCGGACTTTGTCGCTGCCGACCTTTTGAGCCAGGCCGAACACGGTTCCGGTTTCGAAGCTGCCATTTGCATTACCGACAATATGGAAACCGCCCAGATGATTTCTGCCTGCGTCGATGTGCAGGTCGAAAATTCCCCGAAGAAGGAACTTCTCGAAAAGGTGCTCGGCAACTTCGGCCGCATTTTGGTGGTGAAGGACTGGTTCGACGGTGTTGAAATCGCGAATCGCATTGCTCCGGAACACTTGGAAGTGATGACCGCCGAAGCCGAATCGATGGCCGCTCAAATCGAGAACGCTGGCGCCGTATTTATCGGCCCGTGGTCCTCTGAGCCGGTGGGCGATTATTTCGCGGGCCCGAACCATGTGCTGCCGACAAACGGCACGGGCCGTTTCTTCAGCCCGCTCGGTGTCTACGACTTCTTAAAGCGCATGAGCATTATCCGCTACAGTGAGAAGGCCATCAAGAAGAATGCGAAGGCGATTGCCGCCGTCGCGACCGAAGAAGGCTTTATCCATCACGCCGCCGCGGTCCTCAAGCGCCTTTAA